The proteins below are encoded in one region of Ornithinimicrobium avium:
- a CDS encoding helix-turn-helix transcriptional regulator: MIVGREREKAALAEALGATRAGRGAALLLRGEPGAGKSTLLTDAVAATPDLRVLRIRGVESESPLGFAALHRLLRPLLPGLKALPPGQAAALRGALGMGEGADPVGTDRFLVYLAVLTLLSDTSAAVPTVVVVDDLHWVDAASREALLFVARRTEGEHLAVLLAARDVLALDAADLPVLTVGPLPEVDARDLLAARSGAEVPREVAERLHASTAGNALALAELARELSLDVLTGRAPLPRTLPVTRAVETAFLDRYRRLEPAARTVLLVAAADDSGDLAVLGRAVHALGLDETAVEAAERSGLVRREGSQVELHHPLVRSAVYAGASTGERRSAHAALAAALPGPQDADRRAWHRAAATDQPDEEVVAELEAAARRSAATGGHEAASAAWERAAELTRDPAARGNRLHRAAASAWTVGQPDRAATLADAALSSLDDPLLRADAALLRARVEWNTGSAEAAHRRLVSEAFTVLPHDPDRAREMGMFAAALGAMVAVEPTADLLQLVGAPASPRDRCVAQVLSAFVHVSRHEWLEAVRAVRSAETEVDHAQTTLDGLLPNLALAAMHLAVDDVALRLHERLLARARNEGALIMVLYALTRRGGLDVVLGRWDELASGARESLDLAHATGRPSLAAMPQAWLALVSALRGGPDAADLLADLEQTIASGPLGSTEATVKDQVLWIRAELAGSPASALHHYEQMTHGFAERLIALDRIETAVLAGRRDLAQRWVDHLAAFAGATGSPWAGAVTEHGMALLAGSGESDHHFLSALALHAESLRRMDAARTHLAYGQWLRRARRRVDARPHLRAALQTFEDVGASRWADRAADELRASGERARRRTAADASMPRLTPTERRVATLVAQGLPTRDVATALFVSPRTVDFHLRNVFTKLGITSRAELAHATLD; the protein is encoded by the coding sequence GTGATCGTCGGGCGGGAGCGCGAGAAGGCGGCGCTGGCAGAGGCGCTCGGGGCGACCAGGGCAGGTCGTGGGGCCGCGCTGCTGCTGCGCGGCGAGCCGGGGGCGGGCAAATCGACGCTCCTGACCGACGCCGTCGCCGCCACCCCCGACCTGCGCGTCCTGCGGATCCGTGGCGTCGAGTCCGAGTCGCCGCTGGGCTTCGCCGCGCTGCACCGGCTGCTCCGACCGCTCCTGCCCGGGCTGAAGGCGCTCCCGCCCGGACAGGCCGCCGCGCTCCGCGGTGCCCTGGGCATGGGTGAGGGGGCCGATCCCGTGGGTACCGACCGGTTCCTGGTCTACCTGGCCGTCCTGACCCTCCTGTCGGACACCTCGGCCGCCGTTCCCACCGTCGTGGTCGTGGACGACCTCCACTGGGTGGACGCCGCCTCGCGCGAGGCGCTTCTCTTCGTCGCCCGCCGGACCGAGGGAGAGCATCTGGCGGTGCTGCTGGCCGCCCGGGACGTCCTGGCCCTCGACGCCGCCGACCTGCCGGTGCTGACCGTGGGTCCGCTGCCCGAGGTCGACGCCCGCGACCTGCTGGCGGCGCGGAGCGGTGCCGAGGTGCCACGAGAGGTGGCCGAGCGGCTGCACGCGAGCACCGCAGGTAACGCGCTCGCGCTCGCCGAGCTGGCCCGTGAGCTGAGCCTCGACGTGCTCACGGGGCGTGCGCCCCTCCCGCGGACGCTGCCGGTGACCCGGGCGGTCGAGACGGCCTTCCTGGACCGCTACCGGCGGCTGGAGCCGGCTGCGAGGACGGTGCTGCTCGTCGCCGCGGCCGACGACTCGGGCGACCTCGCCGTGCTGGGCCGGGCCGTGCACGCCCTCGGCCTGGACGAGACCGCCGTCGAGGCGGCCGAGCGCTCCGGTCTGGTCCGCCGCGAGGGCTCGCAGGTCGAGCTTCACCACCCGCTGGTGCGGTCAGCCGTCTACGCGGGAGCGAGCACCGGTGAGCGGCGCAGCGCCCACGCAGCTCTCGCCGCCGCGCTCCCCGGGCCGCAGGACGCCGACCGTCGCGCCTGGCACCGTGCCGCGGCGACCGACCAGCCCGACGAGGAGGTGGTCGCCGAGCTCGAGGCCGCCGCCCGACGGTCGGCCGCCACCGGCGGGCACGAGGCTGCCTCGGCGGCCTGGGAGCGGGCGGCCGAGCTGACGCGCGACCCCGCCGCACGCGGCAATCGCCTGCACCGGGCCGCAGCGTCAGCCTGGACCGTGGGACAGCCCGACCGGGCGGCCACCCTCGCCGACGCCGCACTGTCCTCCCTCGACGATCCCCTGCTCCGGGCCGACGCGGCGCTCCTGCGGGCCAGGGTCGAGTGGAACACCGGCTCGGCCGAGGCGGCGCACCGGCGCCTGGTGTCCGAAGCCTTCACCGTCCTACCTCACGATCCCGACCGCGCGCGCGAGATGGGGATGTTCGCCGCGGCCCTGGGCGCCATGGTCGCCGTGGAGCCGACGGCCGACCTGCTCCAGCTGGTGGGAGCACCGGCCAGCCCCCGGGACCGTTGCGTGGCCCAGGTGCTGAGCGCCTTCGTCCACGTCTCGCGCCACGAGTGGCTCGAGGCCGTGCGGGCGGTCCGGTCGGCCGAGACCGAGGTCGACCACGCGCAGACGACGCTCGACGGGCTGCTGCCCAACCTGGCACTGGCCGCGATGCACCTCGCCGTCGACGACGTCGCCCTCCGCCTGCACGAGCGGCTCCTGGCCCGGGCGCGGAACGAGGGCGCTCTCATCATGGTCCTCTACGCGCTGACCCGCCGTGGCGGGCTGGATGTCGTCCTCGGCAGGTGGGACGAGCTCGCCTCCGGCGCCCGGGAGTCGCTGGACCTGGCTCACGCGACCGGCCGACCCTCGCTGGCGGCCATGCCGCAGGCCTGGCTCGCGCTGGTGAGCGCGCTGCGCGGGGGACCGGACGCAGCCGACCTGCTGGCCGACCTGGAGCAGACCATCGCCTCGGGACCGCTGGGGTCCACGGAAGCGACGGTCAAGGACCAGGTGCTGTGGATCCGCGCCGAGCTCGCCGGCTCCCCAGCCTCGGCCCTGCACCACTACGAGCAGATGACGCACGGTTTCGCGGAGCGGCTGATCGCCCTGGACCGCATCGAGACGGCCGTCCTCGCCGGACGTCGGGACCTCGCCCAGCGGTGGGTGGACCACCTGGCCGCCTTCGCCGGGGCGACGGGCTCGCCCTGGGCGGGCGCCGTCACGGAGCACGGGATGGCCCTGCTGGCCGGGTCCGGGGAGAGCGACCACCACTTCCTGAGCGCCCTGGCGCTGCACGCCGAATCGCTTCGCAGGATGGACGCCGCCCGGACCCACCTCGCCTACGGCCAGTGGCTCCGGCGAGCGCGGCGCCGGGTCGACGCCCGACCGCACCTGCGCGCGGCGCTGCAGACCTTCGAGGACGTCGGCGCGAGCCGATGGGCCGACCGCGCCGCCGACGAGTTGCGAGCGTCCGGTGAGCGCGCGAGGAGGCGGACGGCCGCGGACGCGAGCATGCCGCGCCTGACCCCCACCGAGCGCCGGGTCGCCACGCTGGTCGCGCAGGGGCTGCCCACCCGCGACGTGGCCACGGCGCTCTTCGTCAGCCCCCGCACGGTCGACTTCCACCTGCGCAACGTGTTCACCAAGCTGGGGATCACCTCCCGGGCCGAGCTGGCGCACGCAACGCTGGACTGA
- the treZ gene encoding malto-oligosyltrehalose trehalohydrolase, which yields MSHPYRLWAPEADRVEVRLGADGATGVPMAPVGGGWWQASTDPLDGRYAFAIDGRPPVPDPRSRRQPDGVHAASALVDTSTFDWTDQGWRGVPLEGAAVYELHVGTFTPQRTFDGVVEYLDHLVDLGVSVVELMPVAAFPGRHGWGYDGVCLYAVHEPYGGPVGLARLVDAAHARGLAVWLDVVYNHLGPSGNYLSQSGPYFTDRHHTPWGEALNLDGPGSDEVRAYVLDNVAMWLEDYHLDGLRLDAVHALHDERALPLLEELAELADEIGERSGIPRTLVAESDRNDPATVAPLASGGLGGQGLHGQWADDVHHALHVALTGETQGYFADFADPGALAKVLADTPFFHDGTFSTFRGRRHGRPVDPEVTPGWRFVASLQTHDQVGNRAAGDRLVHGIPLGRAALGAALLLTSPWTPMLFMGEEWGASTPWQYFTDHAEDWLAQSIREGREREFAEHGWAGEVPDPQDEGTVEASTLRWEEVGHGDHARLLDWYRTLLRLRRELPGLSTPLGQGEVLREPAGGGELITVRRGSVLVLATLGERAGATVPLSGGIVTSFGSVEDREGQLVLGADSVAVVHGEPEGAAGQEGRG from the coding sequence ATGAGCCACCCCTACCGGCTCTGGGCGCCGGAGGCCGACCGCGTCGAGGTGCGCCTCGGCGCCGACGGCGCGACCGGCGTGCCGATGGCACCCGTCGGCGGCGGCTGGTGGCAGGCGAGCACGGACCCGCTCGACGGGCGCTACGCGTTCGCGATCGACGGGCGCCCGCCCGTCCCGGACCCGCGCTCGCGCCGACAGCCGGACGGCGTCCACGCCGCCAGCGCGCTCGTGGACACCTCGACGTTCGACTGGACGGACCAGGGCTGGCGCGGGGTCCCGCTCGAGGGCGCCGCGGTCTACGAGCTGCACGTGGGCACCTTCACCCCGCAGCGCACCTTCGACGGCGTGGTCGAGTACCTCGACCACCTCGTGGACCTGGGGGTCTCCGTCGTCGAGCTCATGCCGGTGGCCGCCTTCCCCGGGCGGCACGGGTGGGGCTACGACGGCGTCTGCCTGTATGCGGTGCACGAGCCCTACGGGGGGCCCGTCGGCCTGGCCCGCCTCGTCGACGCCGCGCACGCCCGCGGCCTGGCGGTCTGGCTGGACGTCGTCTACAACCACCTCGGCCCGAGCGGCAACTACCTCTCGCAGTCCGGCCCCTACTTCACCGACCGCCACCACACGCCCTGGGGCGAGGCGCTCAACCTCGACGGGCCGGGCAGCGACGAGGTGCGCGCCTACGTCCTCGACAACGTCGCGATGTGGCTGGAGGACTACCACCTCGACGGGCTGCGGCTCGACGCCGTGCACGCCCTCCACGACGAGCGCGCACTGCCGCTGCTGGAGGAGCTGGCCGAGCTGGCCGACGAGATCGGGGAGCGCAGCGGCATACCCCGCACGCTCGTCGCCGAGTCGGACCGCAACGACCCCGCCACGGTGGCCCCGCTCGCGTCCGGGGGCCTCGGCGGGCAGGGGCTGCACGGGCAGTGGGCCGACGACGTCCACCACGCGCTGCACGTCGCGCTGACCGGGGAGACGCAGGGCTACTTCGCCGACTTCGCCGACCCGGGGGCGCTGGCCAAGGTCCTGGCGGACACCCCGTTCTTCCACGACGGCACCTTCTCCACCTTCCGCGGGCGCCGGCACGGGCGGCCGGTCGACCCGGAGGTGACGCCCGGCTGGCGCTTCGTCGCCTCCCTGCAGACCCACGACCAGGTCGGCAACCGGGCCGCCGGGGACCGGCTGGTGCACGGCATACCCCTGGGGCGGGCCGCGCTCGGGGCCGCGCTGCTGCTGACCTCCCCGTGGACGCCGATGCTGTTCATGGGCGAGGAGTGGGGTGCCTCGACGCCGTGGCAGTACTTCACCGACCACGCCGAGGACTGGCTGGCGCAGTCGATCCGCGAGGGGCGCGAGCGGGAGTTCGCCGAGCACGGCTGGGCCGGGGAGGTGCCCGATCCCCAGGACGAGGGGACGGTCGAGGCCTCGACCCTGCGCTGGGAGGAGGTGGGGCACGGCGACCACGCGCGGCTGCTCGACTGGTACCGCACCCTGCTGCGGCTGCGCCGCGAGCTGCCCGGGCTGAGCACCCCGCTCGGGCAGGGAGAGGTGCTGCGCGAGCCCGCCGGCGGGGGCGAACTGATCACGGTGCGGCGCGGGTCCGTCCTCGTGCTCGCGACGCTCGGGGAGCGGGCCGGCGCGACGGTGCCGCTGAGCGGTGGCATCGTGACCTCGTTCGGCTCCGTCGAGGACCGTGAGGGGCAGCTGGTGCTCGGCGCGGACTCGGTGGCGGTCGTCCACGGAGAGCCCGAGGGCGCAGCCGGGCAGGAAGGACGAGGATGA
- the treY gene encoding malto-oligosyltrehalose synthase, producing the protein MTTYDRTERRPLTATYRMQLNSGFTCDDAQSVLPYVEALGASHVYLSPVLTAVPGSEHGYDVLDHTQVSPELGGREALERLAEDAHRRGMGVIVDVVPNHMALVPQVWRNAPLWEVLREGPNSPRAHWFDVDWAHLGQRFGLPVLGQPLQEVLAAGEITVGTGGEDEGPAAGQRVVRYHEHVLPLALGTEHLADGGDLAALLDQQHWLLAHWLQAPEVLNYRRFFEVDGLIGVRVEEADVFEATHAELLDLHHRGVIDGFRIDHPDGLADPQGYLEMLAESTRPGTPVWVEKILEGDERLPASWACQGTTGYDANAALTAALVDPTTADVVSTAWFATGGEPDLDVEVERCKRQAVDALLQPEVNRLLRRAVEALPHLDEHRLRAALVELLVDVHVYRAYVRPGDPGSEDDESLHRPLVDALERARAARPDLLTEVDALGEVLLHPDGCATDPGAATDLCVRFQQTTGPVMAKGIEDTAFYRWHRLVALNEVGADPSVGERPEEAVAALHTWAAHQAEHWPLGMTTLSTHDTKRSEDVRARILAVAGDADAWRGLSQAGAAAAQRHGVDAPTAHLVWQTLVGAGRVSPQRLRDYLTKALREAKLHTAWVEPDEDYEGRVLALADEMVSHGGPVDAAIGAAVGDNALTIRTLTLAQKIIQLTLPGVPDTYQGSGLVDLSLVDPDNRRPVDYRERVERLVRLDAEGRPQDLSDEILWVTSRLLRLRTWLPQAYGPGAGYAALDAGEHVLGFVRGGVAATLTIRAPRALGARGGLGDTRIPLPPGHWRDALTGADHRVGDEGLAAVDVFAVSPAALLVRAEDLEEGPR; encoded by the coding sequence ATGACGACCTACGACCGCACCGAGCGCCGCCCGCTGACCGCCACCTACCGGATGCAGCTGAACTCCGGTTTCACCTGCGACGACGCGCAGAGCGTCCTGCCCTACGTCGAGGCGCTCGGCGCCAGCCACGTCTACCTCTCGCCGGTGCTGACCGCGGTGCCGGGCAGCGAGCACGGCTACGACGTGCTGGACCACACGCAGGTCAGCCCCGAGCTCGGCGGGCGGGAGGCCCTCGAGCGGCTCGCCGAGGACGCGCACCGGCGGGGGATGGGCGTGATCGTCGACGTGGTCCCCAACCACATGGCCCTCGTGCCCCAGGTATGGCGCAACGCACCCCTGTGGGAGGTCCTCCGTGAGGGCCCGAACTCCCCGCGCGCCCACTGGTTCGACGTCGACTGGGCGCACCTGGGCCAGCGGTTCGGCCTGCCGGTGCTCGGCCAGCCGCTCCAGGAGGTGCTCGCGGCCGGCGAGATCACCGTCGGCACCGGGGGCGAGGACGAAGGCCCGGCCGCCGGTCAGCGGGTCGTGCGCTACCACGAGCACGTCCTGCCGCTCGCCCTCGGCACCGAGCACCTCGCCGACGGCGGCGACCTCGCCGCCCTGCTGGACCAGCAGCACTGGCTGCTCGCCCACTGGCTCCAGGCGCCCGAGGTCCTCAACTACCGCCGGTTCTTCGAGGTCGACGGGCTCATCGGCGTCCGCGTCGAGGAGGCCGACGTCTTCGAGGCCACCCACGCCGAGCTGCTCGACCTGCACCACCGGGGAGTGATCGACGGCTTCCGCATCGACCACCCCGACGGGCTCGCCGACCCGCAGGGCTACCTGGAGATGCTCGCCGAGAGCACCCGCCCCGGCACGCCGGTCTGGGTGGAGAAGATCCTCGAGGGCGACGAGCGCCTCCCGGCGTCGTGGGCCTGCCAGGGCACCACCGGCTACGACGCCAACGCCGCGCTCACCGCGGCCCTCGTCGACCCGACCACCGCGGACGTCGTCAGCACCGCCTGGTTCGCCACCGGCGGCGAGCCCGACCTCGACGTCGAGGTCGAGCGCTGCAAGCGCCAGGCGGTGGACGCGCTGCTGCAGCCCGAGGTCAACCGGCTCCTGCGCCGCGCCGTCGAGGCGCTGCCGCACCTTGACGAGCACCGGCTGCGCGCCGCGCTGGTCGAGCTGCTCGTCGACGTGCACGTCTACCGCGCCTACGTCCGTCCCGGAGACCCCGGCAGCGAGGACGACGAGAGCCTGCACCGCCCCCTCGTCGACGCGCTCGAGCGTGCCCGCGCCGCACGTCCTGACCTGCTCACCGAGGTCGACGCGCTCGGCGAGGTCCTGCTCCACCCGGACGGCTGCGCGACCGACCCGGGCGCCGCGACCGACCTGTGCGTCCGCTTCCAGCAGACGACCGGCCCGGTCATGGCCAAGGGCATCGAGGACACCGCCTTCTACCGCTGGCACCGGCTGGTCGCGCTCAACGAGGTCGGCGCCGACCCCAGCGTCGGCGAGCGGCCCGAGGAGGCGGTGGCGGCGCTGCACACCTGGGCCGCCCACCAGGCCGAGCACTGGCCGCTCGGGATGACCACCCTGTCCACCCACGACACCAAGCGCAGCGAGGACGTGCGCGCGCGGATCCTCGCCGTCGCCGGCGACGCCGACGCCTGGCGCGGGCTGTCGCAGGCCGGGGCCGCCGCGGCCCAGCGGCACGGCGTCGACGCGCCGACCGCCCACCTCGTCTGGCAGACGCTGGTCGGCGCGGGGAGGGTGTCGCCGCAGCGGCTGCGCGACTACCTGACCAAGGCGCTGCGCGAGGCCAAGCTGCACACCGCCTGGGTCGAGCCCGACGAGGACTACGAGGGTCGGGTCCTCGCGCTCGCGGACGAGATGGTCTCGCACGGCGGCCCCGTCGACGCGGCCATCGGCGCGGCCGTGGGCGACAACGCGCTCACCATCCGCACGCTCACCCTGGCGCAGAAGATCATCCAGCTCACCCTGCCCGGCGTCCCCGACACCTACCAGGGCTCCGGCCTGGTCGACCTCTCCCTCGTCGACCCCGACAACCGCCGCCCCGTCGACTACCGCGAGCGGGTGGAGCGGCTGGTCCGCCTCGACGCCGAGGGCCGTCCGCAGGACCTCTCCGACGAGATCCTCTGGGTCACCTCCCGCCTGCTGCGCCTGCGCACCTGGCTGCCGCAGGCCTACGGCCCCGGCGCCGGGTATGCCGCTCTCGACGCCGGCGAGCACGTGCTCGGCTTCGTGCGCGGCGGGGTGGCCGCGACGCTGACCATCCGGGCGCCCCGCGCGCTCGGCGCCCGCGGCGGCCTGGGGGACACGCGCATCCCGCTGCCGCCCGGCCACTGGCGCGACGCGCTCACCGGCGCCGACCATCGGGTCGGCGACGAGGGCCTTGCGGCGGTGGACGTCTTCGCGGTGTCCCCGGCGGCGCTGCTGGTGCGGGCGGAGGACCTCGAGGAAGGCCCGCGATGA